The Chloroflexota bacterium DNA segment CCCTCGCCGTGTCCCCGTGTCCCTCCGCCGCCGTATCCCCGTGTCGCTCCGCCGCCGTGTCGCAAGGCCCCTCTACAACTCAAACTCCCCCACGATGTTATCGAAGAGCGCGCTCAGTTCCTCTTCGGAATAGAAGTGAATCACAATGCGCCCGCCGCGGCGGCTGCGGTAGAGATTGACCTTGGTGCCCAGCGCCTCGCGGAAGCGCCTTTCCAGTTCCCGGGTTTCGGGGCTCTCCTCTTCCTCACCCGCAACCTCGTCCGGTTCGGCGGCAGCCTGGTTCAGGCGCCGCACCAACTCCTCGGTCTGGCGAACGCTGAGGTTTCGGCTGATCACCACGCCCAGCGCCTGCTCCATTAGTTCGTCGCTGGGCAGACCCAACAGGGCGCGCCCGTGGCCTTCTCGAATCTCTCCGGAGATGATCGCTTCCTTGGCCGGGACCGGCAGCCGTAACAGGCGCATCGCGTTGGTAACCGCCACGCGGCTCTTGCCTACCCTGGCAGCCACGACCTCCTGGGTCAGGCCAAACTCTTCCACCAGCGACTGGTAGGCACCGGCTTCCTCCAGGGGATTCAGGTCAGCCCGCTGGAGGTTTTCCACCAGGGCCAACTCCAGCATGCCCTGGGGAGAGACCTCCTTGATGATGGCTGGGATTGCATCGATGCCGGCCATCTTGCATGCCCGCCACCGGCGCTCTCCCGCAATCAAATAGTAGCGCACCGAGCTTCCCGCGGGCGCCTGTGTCAACACCAGGGGTTGAATCAGGCCGTGGGTTTTGATGGACTCGGCCAGTTCGGCCAGCGCCTCGGACTCGATGCTGTCGCGCGGTTGCCTGGGATTGGGTCCAATTTCACTCACCGGCACGTCGGCAGTGCCGGACAAGGGGATCGCAGAAGAAGCAGTCGACTCGCCGCCCGGGATCAATGCGCCCAGGCCTTTACCTAAGCCACGTCTTGTACTCACAGTTCTACCTCACCATACCATTCTCGCGGGCCAGCACCTCTTGGGTGAGTGCCTTGTAGGCGACCGCGCCAGCCGATTTGGGCGCATAGGCGATGATTGGCTCGCCATAGCTGGGTGCCTCACTCAGGCGCACGCTGCGCGGGATAACTGCATCGAAAATTTCATTGGGAAAGTGCTGCCTCACCTCGGCCACCACCTGTTGAGAGAGATTGGTACGGCCATCGAACATGGTCATGACGATGCCGAAGATGCGCAGATCCGGATTGAGGCGCTCGCGCACCAATTGAACGGTCCGGGTCAGTCGTCCCAGGCCCTCCAGGGGCAGATATTCGCACTGGATAGGGATAATCACCCCATCCTGGGCTGTAGTCAATGCGTTCAGGGTTAGCAGGCTCAAGCTCGGAGGACAGTCCAGCAGGACGTGATCATAGCGCGGTAGCACGGGCTTGAGCGCGCGCGCCAGCAGGCGTTCCCGGTCCATCATGCCAACCATTTCCACATCGGCACCGGCAAGGTTGGCCGACGAGGGTATTAAATCGAGGCGCAACCGCCCGGAAAGGCTGATGGACCGGTCAACCGCGGTGCCGTTGATCAGGACATCGTAAAGGGAGACGGAGAGTTCGTCGGGATCGACGCCCACGCTGCTGGTGGCATTGCCCTGGGGATCACAGTCAACCAGCAACACGCGTCGTTTCGAAGCTGCAAGGAAGGCAGCCACGTTGACAGCTGTGGTGGTTTTTCCCACGCCACCTTTTTGATTGGCAAATGCGTAGATACGGGTCATCGCACTGGGTCCCTACCTCTGCTCTGCGCCTTCTCAATCGGGATGTTCGGCGAGCCAGTTTTCAATTTGACCACGTTCTGGAATCCCGTCGATTCCCGATCCTTCGATGTTGAAGGATGCCGCGACGTTGGCGAAGCGGGCCGCATTCAGGGGGTCTCCAGTTTCAAACAGGCGGATAAGAAAGGCAGCTGCGAAGACGTCGCCGGCGCCGGTTGGATCCACCTCTTCGGCCGGTCGTGGCTCAACGCGGGTGGTATCGCCTCGGAAATAGACATCACAGCCGTCGCGGCCTCGGGTGAGAACCATGAGACCGTTGCCAAGCAACTCCCAACAATGCTCTGCCCGGCCCAGGTCGTGGTCGATATCCTCGAAGCTAAGCACCAGAACGTCAACATGGGGCAGAATCTCTTCGGCACTGTCCCACGGTTTGGGACTCACCAGCCCTTGCTCGTTCCACGCTCTCATCCAGCCCTGGGGCACGACACCGACGAGCGCGTCGGGGAACATGGAGGACACGTCGGGCTTGATCTCATTGGCCAATGGGCCCAACAGGACGATCTTTGGTTCCCTCTGCCACGAGCTTGGAATGTCCTCCGGTCCGATGGGCCAGGCCACAGTGTGAAGCTTCTGGACACGCCCGGTGGGCGTGTAGATGTTTTGAAAGGTCGTGGTTTTTTCGCTGGGCAGCGGCAACAGTTCGATGCGATTATACACATCAGGCAGATCGATATCAGGCCCTGTGCGAGTGATCACACCTGGTTTCCAACCCAGGCGCATGGCCGCGACCGACGCATAGGTGACTGTACCGCCAACGGTATAGCCACCAGGGACGAGGTCCCTGGTAATGTGCCCAAGTGTCAGGAAATCCATTGAGCTATTGTAGCACAGAGACATGGGCCGCGCAACAGCATTAGTTTCCCCTCCACCTGATTTATGGTATCATGCCGCTATGGCTTCTCCCCAGTCCTCCTCCATGCAGCACGATCCTTCGTTGTCGCCTGAACGGCCCGGTTGGGACGCCTTGTTGCTGGCTGTTCTATTGATCGCCCGACTGCGTATCAACAGCATGGCCGAGGCAGGATTGTTCGAGCATTTTGAAAATGTCACCACCCACAGCCTCTTGGGGCGAATTCTTAGCGACCAGGCTGAGGCCGCCTTCGGTCCCTGGTTTGGCGACCCTGTCGCGTTGCTGCTGACTGCCCTGAGCATTGGGGCGCTCATCATTTATCTGATCGTAGATCTTCTGGGAAGAGGTGAAGCGGGTGGCAATGAGATCTGGCGGTACCGCCTCAAGCTCCTGTTGATCTGGTCCATCATTGCCTTCACCCTGTTGCTGCCTGCCCTTAAGCTGGCGCTACTGCGCCATGAGAACCTTCCCCACAGCTACAGCCACGATGGCGGCGTCATTCAGACGGAAGCAACCATCGATTATTTCCTCAGCGGGCGCAACCCCTACGTGGAGGATTACCGGAACACGCCCATGGCCGAGTGGGGACTGGAGCAGTTTCGCACGGCCCTGGACCACTATCCCTACCTGCCCTGGACCTTTGTCTTCTCAGCCCCATTCAAACTGGTGAGCGACGGCATTCTGGGTTGGTATGACCAGCGCTTCGTTTACCTGTTGGTCTTTGTAATTGGGCTGCTGTTTGCTGTGCAGTTGGCGCCCCGCGGCCGGTCCCGCTGGCGCCTTGGGCTGCTGATGATTCTGGGCCTCAATCCCATCATGGGCCTGGATCTCATATTTGGCCAGAATGACCTGTTTGTGTGGGCCTGGATCGTGGTCGCCCTCTGGCTGTTGGCCCGCTGGATCGGGAAAACGACGTCAACGGNNNNNNNNNNNNNNNNNNNNNNNNNNNNNNNNNNNNNNNNNNNNNNNNNNNNNNNNNNNNNNNNNNNNNNNNNNNNNNNNNNNNNNNNNNNNNNNNNNNNATTCTGGGCCTCAATCCCATCATGGGCCTGGATCTCATATTTGGCCAGAATGACCTGTTTGTGTGGGCCTGGATCGTGGTCGCCCTCTGGCTGTTGGCCCGCTGGATCGGGAAAACGACGTCAACGGGCCGGTCGTGGGAGCCGTTGGCCGCGGCCTTCGTATTCGGCCTGGCCTGTGCCAGCAAGTCCACGGCCTGGTTTATGGCGCCCTTTTTCGCCTTGCTGCTGGTATGGGACGAGATTGAGAATTGGCGCGATCTTCCGGGCGCAATACCGGTGTTGATCCGGCGGGGCTGGCCGGCGTTGGCAGCGTTTCTATTGTTGGTGCTGCCTTACCTGATCTGGGATGCCGATGCCCTGGTCGATGATGTCTGGCGTTGGGCAGCTGGAACGGCCGAGACCCATTACCAGATCTGGGGTTGGGGTGCCAGCAACTTTGTGCTGGCTTTCGGCGGTCTGGGCAGTCGCTTCGATACCTGGCCCTTCTGGATCCTGGGATTGCTGGTGACCCTGCCGCTGTTGATCTGGTTGGGCTGGCGCCAGACCCGGGGGAACAGCCTTGGCAACGCTTGCTGGCATTACGGGTTGCTGCTATTGGCGTTTTTCTACGTGTCGCGCTTCCTGAACGAGAATTACCTTGGGTTCATTCTGGCCTTTTTTGCCATGGGCTATTTCGCGGCTGATGCGCGGCAGTCGCAGCCGCCAGAGTCGGTTGACTGACGGAGTGGGTAGAGTCGTTGCGACGCTAGCAAGCGATGCGGGAGCTACGCCAGCACGTCAGCAGACGATGCGAGAGCTAGGCGGTGCGTGAGCTAGGCGGACCGAGAGGTCGGCGTACCGTGACGCTAGCAAGCGGTGCGAGAGCTAGGTAAGGCCACCGAGAGGTGTGAGCTAGGTAGGCGGGAGTCCATCGAGGTCGCCCATGACGATTGGTAGTCCTGGGCGTGGCGAGTTTCTAAGCAGGAAGCCAATCGGCAGCAGGAGCGACGTGGCAATCTCATCTGACCCCAACCAACCCAAACTCATACTGGCTTCTCAGTCTCCCCGGCGGCTGGAGTTGCTGACCCAACTGGGCGTGCCGTTTCAATTGGCATCGGCCGACATCGACGAGACCCCCCGGCCCGGTGAACCTCCGGACGCGCTGGTGCAGAGGCTGGCCCGGGAAAAGGCCATGGCGGTACAGAGGCTGTTTCCCCGCCATCCTGTGCTGGCCGCCGATACGGTCGTGGTGCTTGACGGCCGTATTCTTGGAAAGCCCATCGACGAGCAGGAAGCCCTCCTCATGTTACGCGACCTGCGGGGGCGAGACCACCTGGTGCTGAGTGCCGTATTCGCCGCAACCGGCAGCACAGGCCGGCAGGCCGCAGAACTGAGCCGGTCGTTGGTCTGGATGCGCCCCTATAGCGAAAAGGAAATCATCAGCTATATCGCCAGCGGTGATCCCATGGATAAGGCGGGTGCTTACGCCATTCAGAATCGCGACTTTGCACCGGTCGAGCGCATCGACGGCTGCTTCAGTGGGGTCATGGGATTCCCTCTGGCCCATGTTGTGCGAGCCCTACGCTCTATCGGTATCACCCCGCCGGGCGATGTGGTGACCGCCTGCGCTCCCTATGCAGGCTTCTGCTGTGATGCCTGATTGTCAAGGGTGTGTTTCTTCCCGCTTCCGCGGGAATGACAGGTGCCCGGAGACGTCACTCTCGCGTGCACCCCGGAGGGGCCGGCTGTCATCCTCGCGAACGCGGGGAAGGCGGGAGTCCATCGATCTGGCCAGGGCGAGGGTTGTTTACACCCAAACGGAGCAGATTCTGTTGCGCTGCCAATATCCACCACTTTCGATACACAACCTGCGTGTTGACAAACCTCGCCGGGTGTTGTAAAAATGGATAGGCAGTGCCGTGGCACCATTTCGTTTTTGGGGAACCTCATCTTCTGCATCACAAAGGAGTGTGCAATGCAATGATCGTGATCGACAATGATCGTCAACTGTGTCCCGTAGAAATCGCAACCCTTCAATCGAAAAGGAGAAACTTAAGATGTCGAAGAAACTGATTCTTTTAGCCCTTCTTATCGTCGCTGCCCTGCTGGTGACGAGCTGTGGAGGGTCGGCCCCTGCTGAGCAACCAGCCCAGCCAGAACCGGCCGGCGAACCCGCGCCGGAAAAGCCAGCAGAGAAGGTAACCCTGACCATCGAAAGCTGGCGCAATGACGACCTGCCCATCTGGCAGGACAGCATTATTCCCGCCTTCAATGCCCACTATCCGGATATCGAAGTGGTGTTCGAACCCGCCGCTCCGGCCGAATATGACGGTGTATTGAATACCAAACTGGCGGGCGGCACTGCCGGTGATCTGATCACATGCCGGCCCTTTGACCGCTCGCTGGCCCTCTTCGATCAGGGGCATCTGGCCTCGCTGAACGACCTGTCCGGCCTGGAGAACTTCAGCGATGTGGCTAAGAGCGCCTGGATCACCGACAATGGCTCCGATGTCTTCTGCGCACCGATGGCTTCGGTCATTCATGGCTTTATCTACAACGCCGACGCCTTCGAAGAACTGGGCTTGAGCGTCCCGACCACCGAAGACGAATTCTACGCCGTGTTGGATGCCATTGCTGCCGATGGCACTTACGCCCCGCTGGCCATGGGTACCGCCGATCAATGGGAAGCGGCCACCATGGGTTATCAAAACATCGGCCCCAACTACTGGAACGGCGAGGATGGCCGCCTGGGGCTGATCGCCGGCACAGAGAAGCTGAACGATCCCCAGTATTTGGCCACCCTTGAATCGCTGGCCAAATGGGCCGATTACATGCCCAGTGGTTTCCAGGCTCAGAGCTATCCCGACTCCCAGAACTTCTTCACGCTGGGACAGGGTGCCATCTACCCGGCCGGCTCCTGGGAGATCGCCCTCTTCAACGAGCAGGCTGACTTCGCCATGGGTGCATTCCCGCCGCCCCTGCCCGAGGGCCAGGACACCTGCTACATCAGCGACCACACCGATATCGCGCTGGGCATGAACGCAGCCACCGAACATCCCGAGGAGGCCCAAATCTTCCTGGAGTGGATGACCACGCCTGAGTTTGCCGGGCTGTACAGCAACGCGCTGCCCGGCTTCTTCACCCTGTCCGACCACGATATCAGCCTGACCGATCCGCTGGCTCAGGAATTCCTCAGTTGGCGCGGCGATTGTGAATCGACGATTCGCAACTCCTACCAGATCCTCTCCCGCGGTGAGCCTAACCTGGAGAATGAACTCTGGCGGGTGAGTGCTCAGGTCATCAAC contains these protein-coding regions:
- a CDS encoding PfkB family carbohydrate kinase, with amino-acid sequence MDFLTLGHITRDLVPGGYTVGGTVTYASVAAMRLGWKPGVITRTGPDIDLPDVYNRIELLPLPSEKTTTFQNIYTPTGRVQKLHTVAWPIGPEDIPSSWQREPKIVLLGPLANEIKPDVSSMFPDALVGVVPQGWMRAWNEQGLVSPKPWDSAEEILPHVDVLVLSFEDIDHDLGRAEHCWELLGNGLMVLTRGRDGCDVYFRGDTTRVEPRPAEEVDPTGAGDVFAAAFLIRLFETGDPLNAARFANVAASFNIEGSGIDGIPERGQIENWLAEHPD
- a CDS encoding ParB/RepB/Spo0J family partition protein produces the protein MSTRRGLGKGLGALIPGGESTASSAIPLSGTADVPVSEIGPNPRQPRDSIESEALAELAESIKTHGLIQPLVLTQAPAGSSVRYYLIAGERRWRACKMAGIDAIPAIIKEVSPQGMLELALVENLQRADLNPLEEAGAYQSLVEEFGLTQEVVAARVGKSRVAVTNAMRLLRLPVPAKEAIISGEIREGHGRALLGLPSDELMEQALGVVISRNLSVRQTEELVRRLNQAAAEPDEVAGEEEESPETRELERRFREALGTKVNLYRSRRGGRIVIHFYSEEELSALFDNIVGEFEL
- a CDS encoding ParA family protein — its product is MTRIYAFANQKGGVGKTTTAVNVAAFLAASKRRVLLVDCDPQGNATSSVGVDPDELSVSLYDVLINGTAVDRSISLSGRLRLDLIPSSANLAGADVEMVGMMDRERLLARALKPVLPRYDHVLLDCPPSLSLLTLNALTTAQDGVIIPIQCEYLPLEGLGRLTRTVQLVRERLNPDLRIFGIVMTMFDGRTNLSQQVVAEVRQHFPNEIFDAVIPRSVRLSEAPSYGEPIIAYAPKSAGAVAYKALTQEVLARENGMVR
- a CDS encoding Maf family protein, whose amino-acid sequence is MTIGSPGRGEFLSRKPIGSRSDVAISSDPNQPKLILASQSPRRLELLTQLGVPFQLASADIDETPRPGEPPDALVQRLAREKAMAVQRLFPRHPVLAADTVVVLDGRILGKPIDEQEALLMLRDLRGRDHLVLSAVFAATGSTGRQAAELSRSLVWMRPYSEKEIISYIASGDPMDKAGAYAIQNRDFAPVERIDGCFSGVMGFPLAHVVRALRSIGITPPGDVVTACAPYAGFCCDA